One part of the Streptomyces ferrugineus genome encodes these proteins:
- a CDS encoding FG-GAP-like repeat-containing protein — protein sequence MSRRTRRARRTSHAYRPLSLKRRAWLTLGAVVLGGGGVATYALADPSDDTGATGRAKRPTKVYDLALKGSGSKERELPRTGTNQFSLLGVSWTGPTKQIDGTAQVRTRSLETGEWSAWQDLELGADPPEGVEPGMRGASEPLWVGPSDGVEVQVVREDGTASAGLPTGLEVNLVDPGVVTSAETKSTGTEFEPAAFAAETDPAATPTDAVTPTDTPTESPAPDPTTPDPTATDPTTTPSDTAAPTDTATPTDPATASPTPTETVPTAPPSTVTRPPIATRAQWGADESKVDDPPSYIDKVQAVFVHHTVGSNSYSCAQSASLVRGIMAYHTDVNGWNDLGYNFLVDKCGQVFEGRAGGADLPVQGAHTYGFNSYSTGIAILGDFQGDPDKGIPPGRPTRATLESVARVAAWKLGQYGVSPTGKVTLTAGGNTGVWDEGEQATLNTISGHRDGYATECPGDAMYAKLGEIRRYAASAGANSAIPTADFNRDGVNDLVAGTRRALSSGGTVTVVPGNTEGPDATLKRSLTQNSPGVPGGHESYDYFGEATAWGDINGDGYADLAIGAPGENWGSTKDRGSVTVLYGPGLNSGFNYTTTGVTQTGAKLGSAVTVGDFNADGKADVFSAGSGNSGSWNARLTGGTTQYGTLTSASGSLAYLDAATGDFNRDGYADVALNYRDQSGIGRVTWFKGSASGLVKVSVLSVKGGRSIAAGDVNGNGYDDIAIGQPYTAESDAASGGQVTVVPGTSTGFTTTGMRTLHQGSSGVPGAGESGDGMGASVSVGDYDDDGYADVLAGLPGEDLTRSDTARTNAGMAVLLRGTSSGLTGSGGKGFTQDSSGITGVTESYDMLGSAVVLQDLSGWGRADLAIGVKGENGYDGVILQLDSGSAGISNSGGVYYTKSSLGTPTDARLGEALTP from the coding sequence TTGAGTCGTCGTACTCGACGTGCGCGTCGTACGTCGCACGCGTACAGACCGCTGAGCCTGAAGCGCAGAGCCTGGCTGACGCTCGGCGCCGTCGTGCTGGGGGGTGGCGGCGTGGCCACGTACGCGCTGGCCGACCCGTCCGACGACACCGGCGCGACGGGCCGGGCCAAGCGCCCGACGAAGGTCTACGACCTCGCGCTGAAGGGCAGCGGCAGCAAGGAGCGGGAGCTGCCGCGCACCGGCACCAACCAGTTCTCGCTGCTGGGCGTCTCCTGGACCGGGCCCACGAAGCAGATCGACGGCACCGCCCAGGTGCGTACCCGCAGCCTGGAGACCGGTGAGTGGAGTGCCTGGCAGGACCTGGAGCTGGGCGCGGATCCGCCGGAGGGCGTCGAGCCGGGCATGCGTGGCGCCTCGGAGCCGCTGTGGGTCGGTCCGTCCGACGGTGTCGAGGTCCAGGTCGTGCGCGAGGACGGTACGGCCAGCGCCGGGCTGCCCACGGGGCTCGAGGTCAACCTGGTCGACCCGGGTGTGGTGACCTCCGCCGAGACCAAGTCCACCGGCACCGAGTTCGAGCCGGCCGCGTTCGCCGCCGAGACCGACCCGGCCGCCACGCCCACTGACGCGGTCACCCCCACGGACACCCCGACCGAGTCGCCCGCGCCGGATCCGACCACGCCGGACCCGACGGCCACGGACCCGACCACGACACCGTCGGACACCGCGGCGCCCACCGACACCGCGACCCCGACGGACCCGGCCACCGCGTCCCCGACGCCGACCGAGACCGTGCCGACCGCCCCGCCGTCCACCGTGACCCGGCCGCCCATCGCCACCCGGGCGCAGTGGGGTGCCGACGAGTCGAAGGTGGACGACCCGCCCTCCTACATCGACAAGGTGCAGGCGGTGTTCGTGCACCACACCGTCGGCTCCAACAGCTACAGCTGCGCCCAGTCGGCGTCGCTGGTGCGCGGCATCATGGCGTACCACACCGACGTCAACGGCTGGAACGACCTCGGCTACAACTTCCTGGTCGACAAGTGCGGCCAGGTCTTCGAGGGCCGCGCGGGCGGCGCCGACCTGCCCGTGCAGGGCGCGCACACCTACGGCTTCAACAGCTACTCCACCGGCATCGCCATCCTCGGCGACTTCCAGGGCGACCCGGACAAGGGCATCCCGCCGGGCCGGCCGACCCGGGCCACGCTGGAGTCGGTGGCCCGCGTCGCCGCCTGGAAGCTGGGCCAGTACGGCGTCAGCCCGACCGGCAAGGTCACGCTGACCGCCGGCGGCAACACCGGAGTGTGGGACGAGGGCGAGCAGGCCACCCTCAACACCATCTCCGGCCACCGCGACGGCTACGCCACCGAGTGCCCGGGTGACGCGATGTACGCCAAGCTCGGCGAGATCCGCCGCTACGCCGCGAGCGCCGGCGCCAACTCCGCCATCCCGACCGCCGACTTCAACCGCGACGGCGTCAACGACCTGGTCGCGGGCACGCGCCGGGCGCTGAGCAGCGGCGGCACGGTGACCGTCGTACCGGGCAACACGGAGGGGCCGGACGCCACGCTCAAGCGCTCCCTCACGCAGAACAGCCCCGGCGTGCCCGGCGGCCACGAGTCCTACGACTACTTCGGCGAGGCGACCGCCTGGGGCGACATCAACGGCGACGGCTACGCCGACCTGGCCATCGGCGCGCCCGGCGAGAACTGGGGCAGCACGAAGGACCGCGGCTCGGTCACCGTCCTGTACGGTCCCGGCCTGAACTCCGGGTTCAACTACACCACCACCGGCGTGACCCAGACCGGCGCCAAGCTGGGCTCGGCCGTCACGGTCGGCGACTTCAACGCCGACGGCAAGGCCGACGTCTTCTCCGCCGGCTCCGGCAACAGCGGCAGCTGGAACGCCCGCCTGACCGGCGGCACCACCCAGTACGGCACGCTCACCAGCGCCTCCGGGTCCCTCGCGTACCTCGACGCCGCCACCGGCGACTTCAACCGCGACGGCTACGCGGACGTGGCCCTCAACTACCGCGACCAGTCCGGCATCGGCCGCGTCACCTGGTTCAAGGGCTCCGCCTCCGGCCTGGTCAAGGTCAGCGTCCTGTCCGTCAAGGGCGGCCGCTCCATCGCCGCGGGCGACGTCAACGGCAACGGCTACGACGACATCGCCATCGGCCAGCCGTACACCGCGGAGTCCGACGCCGCCAGCGGCGGCCAGGTCACCGTGGTTCCGGGCACCTCGACCGGCTTCACCACCACCGGCATGCGCACGCTCCACCAGGGCAGCAGCGGCGTTCCCGGCGCCGGCGAGTCCGGTGACGGCATGGGTGCCTCCGTCTCGGTCGGCGACTACGACGACGACGGCTACGCGGACGTCCTGGCCGGCCTGCCGGGCGAGGACCTCACCCGCAGCGACACCGCCCGGACCAACGCGGGCATGGCCGTGCTGCTCAGGGGCACCTCGTCCGGCCTGACCGGCTCCGGCGGCAAGGGGTTCACACAGGACAGCAGCGGCATCACCGGTGTGACCGAGTCGTACGACATGCTCGGTTCCGCCGTCGTCCTGCAGGACCTCTCCGGCTGGGGCCGCGCCGACCTGGCCATCGGTGTGAAGGGCGAGAACGGTTACGACGGCGTCATCCTGCAGCTCGACAGCGGCAGCGCCGGCATCAGCAACAGCGGCGGCGTCTACTACACCAAGAGCTCCCTCGGGACCCCGACGGACGCTCGCCTCGGCGAGGCCCTGACGCCGTAG
- a CDS encoding DUF1877 family protein yields the protein MTMYFHLRAVPPSALRNSPTWFQRLFEDDWDTVRERIGRHREEVLDQRYGDVEILYGGIPPNHAPEGPRTQVVLGGRPAFHTDPARPPFMLLTASQVAGVAEFLKGAAFDELWRHARGQLLRPYHQPAAEPEVRGLFAATHRDLTAFYSQTAQYGDAVVKWLMA from the coding sequence ATGACTATGTACTTCCATCTGCGCGCGGTGCCGCCCTCGGCCCTGCGCAACAGCCCGACCTGGTTCCAGCGCCTGTTCGAGGACGACTGGGACACCGTCCGGGAGCGGATCGGCCGGCATCGCGAGGAGGTGCTCGACCAGCGGTACGGCGACGTCGAGATCCTCTACGGCGGCATCCCCCCGAACCACGCACCCGAAGGCCCCCGCACCCAAGTGGTCCTCGGCGGCCGCCCGGCCTTCCACACCGACCCCGCCCGGCCGCCGTTCATGCTGCTCACCGCGTCCCAGGTGGCCGGGGTCGCGGAGTTCCTCAAGGGCGCCGCCTTCGACGAGCTGTGGCGGCACGCGCGCGGGCAGCTGCTGCGGCCGTACCACCAGCCGGCGGCGGAACCCGAGGTGCGCGGCCTGTTCGCGGCGACGCACCGCGATCTGACCGCGTTCTACTCGCAGACGGCCCAGTACGGGGACGCGGTGGTGAAGTGGCTGATGGCCTGA
- a CDS encoding beta-N-acetylhexosaminidase, producing the protein MVAVVVVTVAAGVSLGLLATRDDGGPAGPEQQGSAPGTSQADSPVGRRTSPTPSPTRSYPLSKAPQTIPAVQSHTAARGPGWRPARGERVVVSDAELADEGRLIAGELGLTYAGRKDDARAGDVRLALSEDEGANPESYTMTVRGGRVAISGPGESGVFYGTRTLKQEVAGGGTAPEGVVRDAPAKPVRGFMLDIARKHFTADWIEDRVRELADLKFNQLGLHFSDDQGFRIESDSHPEVVSRQHLTKAQVRKIVQLAESRHITVVPEIDSPGHLGAVIAAHPDLQLRNVNGAATRGAIDISKPESAEIVDDLLNEYAGLFPGGQWHLGGDEYQALVVSDPEASYPQLATAAREAHGSGATVADLATGWLNDRAETVRAHDRTPRAWNDGFFRNTSVQPDKDIQVAYWTGKEIGARVPVEYLSAGRKVVNYNDEFLYYVLGEPQTFVYPTGERIYEQWTPRVLRGTVAVPAEYDGQILGGSFAVWCDLADSQTQAQVAAGIRMPLRATAQKLWDADQPQLTWARFRALADRLD; encoded by the coding sequence ATGGTCGCGGTGGTCGTCGTGACGGTGGCGGCCGGGGTGAGCCTCGGGCTCCTGGCCACCCGTGACGACGGAGGGCCGGCCGGGCCGGAGCAGCAGGGCTCCGCCCCGGGCACCTCGCAGGCCGACTCCCCCGTCGGGCGGCGGACCAGCCCGACTCCGTCACCCACACGGTCGTACCCGCTCTCGAAGGCTCCGCAGACCATTCCGGCGGTGCAGTCCCACACCGCCGCCCGCGGTCCCGGCTGGCGTCCCGCGCGCGGGGAGCGGGTCGTGGTCAGTGACGCCGAGCTGGCCGACGAGGGACGGCTCATAGCCGGTGAGCTCGGGCTGACGTATGCCGGGCGCAAGGACGACGCGCGGGCCGGGGACGTGCGGCTGGCGCTGAGCGAGGACGAAGGCGCGAATCCCGAGTCGTACACCATGACCGTGCGCGGTGGGCGGGTGGCGATCAGCGGGCCGGGTGAGTCGGGGGTCTTCTACGGGACCCGGACGCTCAAGCAGGAGGTCGCGGGTGGGGGTACGGCACCGGAGGGCGTCGTACGCGACGCGCCCGCCAAGCCGGTGCGCGGGTTCATGCTGGACATAGCCCGCAAGCACTTCACCGCCGACTGGATCGAGGACCGGGTGCGGGAGCTGGCGGACCTGAAGTTCAACCAGCTCGGGCTGCACTTCTCCGACGACCAGGGCTTCCGGATCGAGTCCGACTCGCACCCCGAGGTGGTGTCGCGGCAGCACCTCACCAAGGCGCAGGTCAGGAAGATCGTCCAGCTGGCCGAGAGCCGGCACATCACCGTGGTGCCCGAGATCGACTCGCCCGGGCATCTGGGGGCCGTCATCGCCGCGCACCCCGATCTGCAACTGCGCAACGTGAACGGTGCCGCGACCCGGGGCGCCATCGACATCTCCAAGCCCGAGTCCGCCGAGATCGTCGACGACCTGCTGAACGAGTACGCCGGCCTGTTCCCCGGCGGTCAGTGGCACCTCGGCGGCGACGAGTACCAGGCCCTGGTCGTCTCCGACCCCGAGGCGTCCTACCCGCAGCTCGCCACCGCCGCCCGCGAGGCCCACGGCTCCGGCGCCACCGTCGCCGACCTCGCCACCGGGTGGCTCAACGACCGCGCCGAGACCGTCCGCGCCCATGACCGCACCCCGCGGGCCTGGAACGACGGGTTCTTCCGGAACACCTCCGTCCAGCCGGACAAGGACATCCAGGTGGCCTACTGGACCGGCAAGGAGATCGGCGCCCGGGTGCCGGTGGAGTATCTGAGCGCCGGGCGGAAGGTCGTCAACTACAACGACGAGTTCCTCTACTACGTGCTGGGCGAGCCGCAGACCTTCGTCTATCCGACCGGCGAGCGGATTTACGAGCAGTGGACACCGCGGGTCCTCAGGGGAACCGTGGCCGTGCCGGCCGAGTACGACGGCCAGATCCTGGGCGGCTCCTTCGCCGTGTGGTGCGATCTGGCCGACTCCCAGACGCAGGCGCAGGTCGCGGCCGGGATCCGGATGCCGCTGCGGGCGACGGCGCAGAAGCTGTGGGACGCGGATCAGCCGCAACTGACCTGGGCCCGGTTCAGGGCGCTCGCGGACCGGCTGGACTGA
- a CDS encoding 2-oxo-4-hydroxy-4-carboxy-5-ureidoimidazoline decarboxylase, protein MTPTHLPGRVAIPSLPTVLDAFNAAPAKDARRLLLGCLRSPRWAERLTDHRPYPDVDALLAASDEAAYDLTPGDLAQALAEETLPVLPEGIYGAAHTALDAAHAAYEAKFGHVFVICLDDLPPDEALDRVLAGIRSRLANDPEEERVVAAEELRRLARGRLVSTLRGARNCATSHNGAAPGK, encoded by the coding sequence GTGACGCCCACACATCTTCCTGGCCGAGTCGCCATACCGTCCTTGCCCACCGTCCTGGACGCCTTCAACGCCGCGCCCGCCAAGGACGCCCGGCGGCTCCTCCTGGGCTGCCTGCGCAGCCCCCGCTGGGCCGAACGCCTGACCGACCACCGCCCCTACCCCGACGTCGACGCCCTGCTGGCGGCCTCGGACGAGGCGGCGTACGACCTGACGCCGGGGGATCTGGCCCAGGCGCTGGCGGAAGAAACGTTGCCGGTGCTGCCGGAGGGCATATACGGGGCCGCCCATACCGCACTGGATGCCGCCCATGCCGCATACGAGGCCAAGTTCGGCCATGTGTTCGTGATCTGCCTGGACGACCTGCCGCCGGACGAGGCACTGGACCGGGTCCTGGCCGGCATCCGATCACGATTGGCGAACGATCCGGAGGAGGAGCGGGTCGTCGCAGCAGAGGAACTCCGCCGCCTGGCAAGAGGACGGTTGGTCAGCACCCTCAGGGGCGCGAGGAACTGCGCGACCAGCCACAACGGCGCCGCACCCGGCAAATAA
- the sdhC gene encoding succinate dehydrogenase, cytochrome b556 subunit has translation MWSWVAHRVTGVLIFFFLFVHVLDTALVRVSPEDYDKVVATYKTPIVALLEYGLVAAILFHALNGLRVIAVDFWSKGPRYQKQMLWSVVGLWVVLMLGAIYPVLGHAAREVFGS, from the coding sequence ATGTGGTCCTGGGTGGCTCACCGAGTCACCGGCGTCCTCATTTTCTTCTTCCTGTTCGTTCACGTGCTGGACACCGCTCTCGTCCGTGTCTCCCCCGAGGACTACGACAAGGTCGTAGCCACGTACAAGACGCCCATCGTCGCGCTGCTGGAGTACGGCCTCGTCGCCGCCATCCTCTTCCACGCGCTCAACGGCCTGCGCGTCATCGCCGTCGACTTCTGGTCGAAGGGCCCGCGCTACCAGAAGCAGATGCTCTGGTCCGTCGTCGGCCTGTGGGTCGTGCTGATGCTCGGGGCGATCTACCCCGTGCTCGGCCACGCCGCTCGTGAAGTGTTCGGGAGCTGA
- a CDS encoding succinate dehydrogenase hydrophobic membrane anchor subunit codes for MSTTEKTATGIGPVEGESLYNVDNPAPYIEAPRKRTKKTPRSTRGNFEMAAWLFMRLSGIVLVVLVIGHLLIQLVLDGGVSKIGFAFVAGRWASPFWQVWDLLMLWLAMLHGANGLRTVINDYAERANTRLWLKGLLYTATVFTILLGTLVIFTFDPNIR; via the coding sequence ATGTCCACCACTGAGAAGACCGCCACCGGTATCGGCCCGGTCGAGGGCGAGTCCCTCTACAACGTCGACAACCCGGCCCCGTACATCGAGGCGCCGCGCAAGCGCACCAAGAAGACCCCCCGGTCCACCCGGGGCAACTTCGAGATGGCTGCCTGGCTGTTCATGCGCCTGTCCGGCATCGTCCTCGTCGTCCTGGTCATCGGCCACCTGCTGATCCAGCTCGTGCTGGACGGCGGCGTCTCCAAGATCGGCTTCGCCTTCGTGGCCGGCCGCTGGGCGTCCCCGTTCTGGCAGGTCTGGGACCTGCTGATGCTGTGGCTCGCGATGCTGCACGGCGCCAACGGCCTGCGCACGGTCATCAACGACTACGCGGAGCGCGCGAACACCCGGCTGTGGCTCAAGGGCCTGCTCTACACCGCCACGGTGTTCACCATCCTGCTGGGCACGCTGGTGATCTTCACCTTCGACCCGAACATCCGCTAG